The following coding sequences are from one Halobacteriovorax sp. JY17 window:
- a CDS encoding L,D-transpeptidase family protein, whose amino-acid sequence MKKIFALIFIILSTSIFAEDITHIVVFKKKREMQLWSGKELYKTYNIKLSISYNNPLFIARAKQREGDNQTPVGFYKISKKRKNTRFPKSLLIDYPNWKDKHNARVRGIPEDQLGGMILIHGNPYKVNKSVRDFAAKLGIEADTVENWARDYFYPFFDWTNGCVAVTDSEMDEIFELVKKGTPINMYP is encoded by the coding sequence ATGAAGAAAATATTTGCTCTAATATTTATTATTTTAAGTACATCAATCTTTGCTGAAGACATCACTCATATTGTTGTCTTCAAAAAGAAGAGAGAGATGCAGCTTTGGAGTGGCAAAGAACTTTATAAGACTTATAATATCAAACTCTCCATCTCTTATAATAACCCTCTCTTCATAGCGAGGGCCAAGCAAAGAGAAGGAGATAATCAAACTCCCGTAGGATTTTATAAAATTTCAAAGAAGAGAAAGAATACAAGATTTCCAAAGTCTCTTTTAATTGATTATCCAAATTGGAAAGATAAGCACAATGCGAGAGTTAGAGGAATCCCAGAAGACCAACTAGGAGGAATGATTCTCATTCACGGCAACCCATATAAGGTTAATAAATCAGTTAGAGACTTCGCCGCGAAACTTGGAATAGAGGCCGACACCGTTGAAAACTGGGCGAGAGATTACTTCTACCCGTTCTTTGATTGGACCAACGGATGTGTTGCTGTCACAGATAGTGAAATGGATGAGATCTTCGAACTCGTTAAGAAAGGAACACCGATTAATATGTATCCATAA
- a CDS encoding peptide chain release factor 3 — protein sequence MSLPINEKPRCTFAIISHPDAGKTTMTEKLLWFGRVVRDMGMVKSKQGNYAKSDWMEMEKERGISITSSVMSFPYNKRAMHLLDTPGHKDFSEDTYRTLTAVESVLMMIDSAKGVEEQTKKLMEVCRLRDTPIVTFMNKFDRDAMDPFELIDNVEEICSIQCVPMTWPVGSGVDFKGVYDIASKTIRSFDEGNDPDSATILDASDLRAEKVLSYVGLPLVEKLEEDLEMIKEMMPEFIEEEFLAGIMTPVFFGTALHNFGVKETLDMISGSGPGPAPREVRLAPFDEKSDVREVLPTEKNFTGFIFKIQANMDKKHRDRVAFMRVCSGVFERNTKIHHVRTGKDIKIATPLIFQAQDREITERAYPGDIIGLHDTGKFQIGDTFTNGEKIEFTGIPNFAPEIFRKVLLRDPMKAKQLDKGLQQLSEEGTVQLFRRHTSPEKILGAVGVLQFEVVKHRLEDEYNVRGEYETYGFVGVRWLKFKNDIQRDKFIQKNGSNIVYDNKSRPCFAVRSEWDLKLVMEKNEEVEFYSTSDFKKSH from the coding sequence ATGTCTCTACCAATTAACGAGAAACCTCGTTGCACATTCGCCATTATCTCTCACCCGGATGCGGGGAAGACAACTATGACCGAGAAGCTTCTCTGGTTTGGTCGTGTTGTACGCGACATGGGAATGGTAAAGTCTAAGCAAGGAAATTACGCAAAGTCTGACTGGATGGAAATGGAAAAAGAGAGAGGGATCTCGATTACCTCATCTGTAATGTCCTTTCCTTATAATAAGAGAGCAATGCACTTATTAGATACTCCTGGGCACAAGGACTTCTCTGAAGATACTTATAGAACACTCACGGCCGTTGAATCAGTTCTTATGATGATCGACTCTGCTAAGGGTGTGGAAGAACAAACGAAGAAACTTATGGAAGTTTGTCGCCTAAGAGATACTCCTATTGTTACATTTATGAATAAATTTGACCGTGATGCCATGGACCCATTTGAGCTTATTGATAACGTAGAGGAGATTTGCTCTATTCAATGCGTGCCAATGACTTGGCCAGTAGGAAGTGGAGTTGACTTTAAAGGAGTCTATGACATTGCCTCTAAGACAATTAGAAGCTTTGATGAAGGAAATGATCCAGACAGTGCAACGATTTTAGATGCAAGCGATCTAAGAGCGGAAAAAGTTCTCAGTTATGTAGGCCTTCCACTTGTAGAAAAGTTAGAAGAAGATCTCGAAATGATAAAAGAGATGATGCCTGAATTTATTGAGGAAGAATTTCTGGCAGGGATTATGACTCCGGTCTTCTTTGGGACAGCACTTCACAATTTTGGAGTCAAAGAAACTCTCGATATGATTTCAGGAAGTGGCCCCGGACCTGCTCCTAGAGAAGTGAGATTAGCCCCTTTTGATGAGAAATCTGATGTGAGAGAAGTTCTTCCAACAGAGAAGAATTTTACTGGTTTTATTTTTAAAATTCAGGCCAATATGGATAAGAAGCATAGAGACAGAGTCGCCTTTATGAGAGTTTGTTCAGGTGTCTTTGAAAGAAATACTAAAATTCACCATGTGAGAACTGGCAAAGATATTAAGATTGCCACTCCTCTCATTTTTCAAGCACAAGATAGAGAGATAACTGAGAGAGCTTATCCTGGAGACATCATTGGCCTTCACGATACAGGAAAATTTCAAATTGGTGATACATTCACTAATGGAGAGAAAATAGAATTTACAGGTATCCCAAATTTTGCTCCTGAAATTTTTAGAAAAGTTCTTCTAAGAGATCCAATGAAAGCAAAGCAGTTAGACAAAGGGCTGCAGCAACTCTCAGAAGAAGGAACTGTTCAGCTCTTTAGAAGACATACAAGTCCAGAAAAAATTCTTGGAGCTGTTGGTGTTCTTCAATTTGAAGTCGTCAAACATAGACTTGAAGATGAATATAATGTACGCGGTGAATATGAAACTTACGGCTTCGTAGGTGTTCGCTGGCTTAAGTTTAAAAATGATATTCAAAGAGATAAGTTTATTCAAAAAAATGGATCAAATATTGTCTATGACAATAAGTCTCGTCCTTGCTTCGCCGTTAGAAGCGAGTGGGACCTAAAGCTTGTTATGGAGAAGAATGAGGAAGTTGAGTTCTATTCAACATCAGACTTCAAGAAATCCCACTAA